The Marinobacter szutsaonensis sequence GTGGATGACGAGCACTTTTCCATGGCCTTCGAGATCATGCATGTCGGCTATGCGCCGGTAATGGGCATGTTCCGGGAAGTCGAGGGCCAGTTCGTCTACGACGAGGAAGCCCGCGAGCTGTCATCCGGCAAACTGGTGTTCAAGAGTGACAGCGTCTTTACCAACCACAAAAAACGGGACAATCACCTGCGGGATGATGATTTCCTGAATTCCTCCGAGTACCCCAATATCACGTTCAACGTCACAGACTTCGAAACCACGGGGGAGAATACCGGCAAGGTGACCGGTGATCTGACCATGCTCGGAGAGACCAACCCCGTTACGCTGGATGTCACCCTGAACAAGGCGGCGGTGTACCCTTTCGGCCACGAGAAATACACCCTCGGCATCAGCGCAATGACCACACTCAAGCGCAGCGACTGGGGCATGACCTACGGCCTGGACCCGGCCATGGTGGGGGATGAAGTTACCCTGCGATTCGGCTTTGAGGCCTACACCGACGGTGATTGACTTGTACCCCGCCACTTTGTGAACTTCTGCACATTTCAGACACATTTCGTTACATTTTCTGATCAATCTTTTGCCGGTCCGCACTGCGGGCCGGTATGTTTATTGTCCAATAGAATTGCATCCAAACAACAAGAACAGGGAATCCGGGCATGGCCGGAAAGGCACTTCTTATCGTGGCTGTCGTATCGGCATCGGTGGCGGGCACGGCGGCGCTGCTGTCCGCCGACAACCGGGGAAGTTTCCTCTGGTCTGCCGGGCCGGCAGTCACATCCGCCAAACCGCCAGAAACCCACGGCCGGGCTAAAAATGCAGCAG is a genomic window containing:
- a CDS encoding YceI family protein, translating into MSNPRYLTGTALGASIFTTFLVTPLAQAEPTTFTVDDEHFSMAFEIMHVGYAPVMGMFREVEGQFVYDEEARELSSGKLVFKSDSVFTNHKKRDNHLRDDDFLNSSEYPNITFNVTDFETTGENTGKVTGDLTMLGETNPVTLDVTLNKAAVYPFGHEKYTLGISAMTTLKRSDWGMTYGLDPAMVGDEVTLRFGFEAYTDGD